Proteins encoded in a region of the Acidobacteriota bacterium genome:
- a CDS encoding winged helix-turn-helix transcriptional regulator, with product MMKEKPLSDELMVLIAERFKVLGEPVRLRILHFIGEGEKTVNEIAAGTGTSQPNVSKHLKVMQESGLLKRRQEKNFNFYSVADSSIFEMCDTVCNSLRDRAETQSRLLALV from the coding sequence ATGATGAAAGAGAAACCTCTATCAGACGAATTAATGGTTTTGATCGCAGAGCGGTTCAAGGTGCTCGGCGAGCCGGTTCGGTTGCGGATACTGCACTTCATCGGCGAAGGCGAGAAAACGGTGAACGAGATCGCGGCCGGCACGGGAACGAGCCAGCCGAACGTCTCAAAGCACCTCAAGGTGATGCAGGAATCGGGCTTGCTCAAGCGGCGGCAGGAGAAGAATTTCAATTTTTACTCCGTAGCCGATTCGAGCATCTTCGAGATGTGCGACACGGTCTGCAACTCACTCCGCGACCGCGCGGAAACTCAATCAAGACTTTTGGCACTAGTTTAA
- a CDS encoding Spy/CpxP family protein refolding chaperone, with protein sequence MRLRSKLMSLAAGAVLVTGFAGAVTAQTTDDSGKKEGRSYERRGGKDGLGKGMRGGHGKGGMRGMRGGPMMGLRGIDLTDAQKEQIRGIMQANRPDETVREEMRTIMQARRDGTITEDQKQRAEQLRTQARQRAELVKTQVESVLTPEQKQQIEQNRLERQQRREERRQRWQQRREEFLKQKEAGETKPAN encoded by the coding sequence ATGAGATTGAGAAGCAAATTGATGTCGCTGGCAGCCGGCGCCGTGCTCGTTACGGGTTTTGCCGGAGCGGTCACGGCCCAAACGACCGATGACAGTGGCAAGAAAGAAGGCCGCAGTTATGAACGCCGCGGCGGTAAGGACGGCCTTGGAAAGGGTATGCGCGGCGGCCACGGAAAGGGCGGCATGCGCGGAATGCGTGGCGGCCCGATGATGGGGCTCCGCGGCATCGACCTGACCGATGCCCAGAAAGAGCAGATTCGCGGAATAATGCAGGCCAACCGGCCTGATGAAACCGTTCGCGAAGAGATGCGGACGATCATGCAGGCACGACGCGACGGCACCATCACCGAAGACCAAAAGCAGCGTGCCGAGCAGCTCCGAACGCAGGCCCGCCAGCGTGCAGAACTCGTCAAGACTCAGGTCGAATCCGTTCTGACGCCTGAGCAGAAGCAGCAGATCGAACAGAACCGGCTTGAACGACAACAGCGTCGCGAAGAACGCCGCCAGCGATGGCAGCAGCGTCGCGAAGAGTTCCTCAAGCAAAAAGAAGCCGGCGAAACCAAGCCCGCAAACTAG
- a CDS encoding 1-deoxy-D-xylulose-5-phosphate synthase, translated as MRFLSEINSPADLRQLKVEDLQEVADEVRQFIIDTCARIGGHTGASLGAVELAVAMHYVFDTPNDRLVWDVGHQAYAHKILTGRRESFHTIKQYGGLSGFLRRDESEYDTFGAGHASTSISAALGMAIARDKLGEDHHVCALIGDSSLAGGMAMEAINQAGHLKSRLIVLLNDNEMSIAPAVGALNRYLNRIKEAQSYQHLKEEIGDALESVPGFGHSLRRAAKHVKDAIAAAVLPGALVNELGFKYIGYVDGHNVPMLVRALEEAKKIDDGPVIVHALTTKGKGFPNPERNYYAYHATGPFDPKTGKAVKTSAAPAPTYTKVFGDTLSDLMDADDKIVAITAAMPDGTGIDIALERHPERSFDVGIAEQHAVTFAAGMACEGMKPVAAIYSTFLQRGFDQLIHDVCLQDLNVTFGMDRAGIVGADGPTHHGLLDIAYLRGYPNIVLMAPKDEGELRDMMHTAIEHPGPAAIRYPRGNGIGVDISGEPQLIEIGKGEIVREGEDVAIVAYGSMVMPSLDAARSLEADGINATVVNARFVKPLDEALLTEIAETHRLVITVEEAYLAGGFGSAVLEFYEHKNLLEGLRVVRMGVPDRIVTHGDAKLLLAKYGLDADGIREMATKTLTELPASKKNLRTRLRAVK; from the coding sequence ATGCGTTTTTTGTCTGAGATCAATTCACCGGCCGACCTGCGGCAATTAAAGGTAGAAGACCTGCAAGAGGTCGCCGACGAGGTGCGCCAGTTCATAATCGACACATGTGCCCGCATCGGCGGCCACACCGGGGCCTCGCTCGGGGCGGTCGAGCTTGCCGTTGCGATGCACTATGTGTTCGATACGCCGAACGACCGGCTCGTCTGGGACGTCGGCCATCAGGCATACGCGCATAAGATATTGACCGGCCGCCGCGAGAGCTTTCACACCATTAAGCAATACGGCGGGCTCTCGGGCTTTCTCCGGCGGGACGAATCGGAATACGACACCTTCGGAGCGGGCCACGCCTCGACCTCGATCTCGGCGGCGCTCGGAATGGCCATCGCTCGCGACAAGCTCGGCGAGGATCACCACGTCTGCGCTTTGATCGGCGATTCGTCGCTCGCGGGCGGCATGGCGATGGAGGCGATAAACCAGGCCGGGCATTTGAAGTCGCGGCTGATCGTCCTCTTAAATGACAACGAGATGTCGATCGCTCCGGCCGTCGGTGCTCTGAACAGATATCTCAACCGCATCAAAGAGGCACAGAGCTACCAGCATTTGAAAGAAGAGATCGGCGACGCGCTCGAAAGCGTTCCCGGCTTTGGCCATAGCCTCCGCCGTGCGGCCAAGCACGTTAAGGATGCGATCGCCGCCGCAGTTCTGCCGGGTGCATTGGTCAACGAACTTGGCTTCAAATACATCGGCTATGTTGACGGCCACAATGTTCCGATGCTCGTCCGTGCGCTTGAGGAAGCGAAGAAGATCGACGACGGCCCGGTGATCGTCCACGCGCTGACGACCAAGGGCAAGGGCTTTCCGAATCCGGAAAGAAACTATTACGCATACCACGCGACCGGGCCCTTTGACCCAAAGACCGGCAAGGCCGTCAAGACCTCGGCGGCACCGGCTCCGACCTATACGAAGGTCTTTGGCGATACGCTTTCGGACCTGATGGACGCGGACGACAAGATCGTCGCTATCACGGCCGCAATGCCGGACGGCACGGGCATCGACATCGCGCTCGAACGCCACCCGGAACGCTCATTTGACGTCGGAATCGCTGAGCAGCACGCTGTCACCTTCGCGGCCGGAATGGCTTGCGAGGGAATGAAGCCGGTCGCGGCGATCTACTCGACGTTTCTCCAGCGCGGCTTTGACCAGCTTATCCATGACGTTTGTTTGCAGGACCTCAACGTTACATTCGGAATGGACCGTGCCGGCATCGTCGGTGCGGACGGCCCGACACACCACGGCCTGCTCGACATCGCGTATCTTCGCGGCTATCCGAATATCGTGCTGATGGCGCCGAAGGATGAAGGCGAGCTTCGGGATATGATGCACACGGCGATCGAGCATCCGGGCCCGGCGGCCATCCGCTATCCGCGGGGCAACGGCATCGGCGTGGATATTTCGGGCGAGCCGCAGCTAATAGAGATCGGCAAGGGCGAGATCGTCCGCGAGGGCGAGGACGTCGCGATCGTCGCTTACGGCTCGATGGTCATGCCGTCGCTCGACGCGGCAAGGTCGCTAGAGGCCGACGGCATTAATGCGACGGTCGTCAACGCGCGTTTCGTAAAGCCGCTCGATGAAGCTCTCTTGACCGAGATCGCCGAAACGCACCGGCTTGTTATCACGGTCGAAGAAGCGTATCTCGCCGGCGGATTCGGCTCAGCGGTGCTCGAGTTTTACGAGCACAAGAATCTGCTCGAAGGCCTTCGGGTCGTAAGAATGGGCGTGCCGGACCGGATCGTTACCCACGGCGATGCAAAGCTCCTGCTCGCAAAATATGGCCTCGACGCTGACGGCATCCGCGAAATGGCGACGAAAACGCTTACTGAGTTGCCCGCGTCAAAGAAGAACTTGCGGACGCGGCTTCGGGCGGTGAAATAA